The Bacteroidales bacterium genomic sequence GAATTCATCATGGATCTCCCTGCCAGGGAAGATGTCATTTTAACAGATTCCATACGATTACGACAAATAATTGGAAACCTGATAGATAACGCCATTAAATTTACAGACAAAGGTTACATCAATGTTCAATGCCGCATTCCAGGCGACGGATTTGTCCATTTTACTGTTTCTGATACGGGGATCGGGATACCCCGGAACAAACAAAATATTATCTTTGACCGCTTCAGGCAGGTGGAGGACAATCATGTCCGGAATCTATCGGGCACCGGCTTAGGATTGGCCATTTCCAAGAATCTTGTCTACATGCTTGGAGGAGAGATTTATGTTGATTCTGAACCGGATCAAGGATCCACTTTCCATTTTACCATTAAGCACCTGACAGCAAATGAATAATGAATCCATGACAAACATGGTATTTCCTCATCGAACAATGATAAAGGTTGAGAAGGCCGATTCAAGCAATCCTTACCTGTTACAATTGTCAGGCGAAAAAAAATTACCGGAAGGAACTGTCGCTATTGTCCATGAACAAACACATGGGCGGGGAATCGGGGAAAATATGTGGGAAAGTGAACCCGGAAAGAACCTTACATTCTCTATCATATTATATCCCGTTTTTTTAAAAGGGACCCTACAGTTTGGTCTTTCAAAAGTGATATCGCTGGCTGTATATGATTTTATCTCCCAATATGTTCCGGATGCATCTGTTAAATGGCCGAACGATGTGTATATCGGCGACAAAAAAATTACCGGTATATTGATTGAGAATTTTATTGAAGGCGCCTATTTGACCAAAAGTGTTGCCGGAATAGGTATCAACATCAACCAGGAAAAATTTACGGGTAATGCACCTAACCCTGTTTCGCTGAAGCAAATCACCGGAAAGACATTTGATTTAGATACCGCTATGGATCAGGTGTTGGAATGTATTGCATTTCGTTACCACCAACTGAAAGAGGATACCAATTGCTTAAGTGCCGATTATCTGAAACAGATGTACCGGTTCAATCACCTGAGTTTGTTCAGTGCTGAAAATAAAACATTTAAAGCGCGCATTACCGGAGTAAACAAATATGGGATGCTTGAAACGATTTCCACTGAAAATGAGCGGAAAACATTTGGTTTTAAAGAAGTTGAATACCTCTGAAACGGTCTATCTGGAAATTCTTTTCATTTCCTTTACCAATAACCGGGCTATGGCTGTGTTTCCTTTATCGGACGGATGAAGTCCATCGTAAGTCATATCAATGGCTTCTGTAGGATAAGGATAATCATCGTTTTTGGGATCAAAGGGTATGTCAATATATGTAGGATACGTATAATCCCGGT encodes the following:
- a CDS encoding biotin--[acetyl-CoA-carboxylase] ligase is translated as MTNMVFPHRTMIKVEKADSSNPYLLQLSGEKKLPEGTVAIVHEQTHGRGIGENMWESEPGKNLTFSIILYPVFLKGTLQFGLSKVISLAVYDFISQYVPDASVKWPNDVYIGDKKITGILIENFIEGAYLTKSVAGIGININQEKFTGNAPNPVSLKQITGKTFDLDTAMDQVLECIAFRYHQLKEDTNCLSADYLKQMYRFNHLSLFSAENKTFKARITGVNKYGMLETISTENERKTFGFKEVEYL